The DNA region AACGCTTTATCAACGTCATTTAATTGTTTGACCGCCTTGTACATTAATTTTAATTGTAGTTCTTCGGTCTCATCATATTCGTCGGCCTTGATCTTAAAAATTACAGACTCATAATCAGCTGTGTCAATTCTTCTTTTTTGTTTTCGATATAGTGTAATGGCAGTATTTAGTGCCACACGATACATCCAAGTACTGAATTTGGCATCGCCCCTAAATTTGGGATAAGCCTTCCACAATTGAATGGTAATTTCTTGAAACAGATCATTGTGAGAGTCGCGGTCGTTTGTATACAGCGTACACACTTTATGGACAATGTTTTGGTTGTCCTGTAGCTCGGTCACAAATTTGTGTTCAAGTTCTTTATTCACTCTTGGTTGGCTGTTCTTACGTTGTTAGTCTATAAAAGGTTTTGTTTGTTACAATATATTTAGAAATACATAAAAAAAAGTGCCAATTAATACCTTGGCACTTTTAAAATCGATAACATAAGACTCTATTTTCTATAATCTAAGGCAGGTGCTCTATCACCTAAAAGAGGAATGTATTTAAAATCTGCTCCTCTTTTTTCTAAAAATTCAGCTTTAGCGGTCTCTACTAATTTTTTATCCTTAAAAAGGTCTATTGCAGTTTTGGTCAAGGTCTTTGCGGCTACCATCATTCCTTTTCTACCAATGGAAGTTCCGCCTGCAGCAACCGCCTGCCAACTGTGAGCCGGTGTGCCAGGAACCCAGGTAGCGGTGCCAAAACCAACTGTAGGTACGGTAAAGCTAACATCGCCTACATCTGTAGAGCCGTAAGCCCTAGCTTCGGTTTTGTAAGGTTGAACATTTTTTGCGGTAGCAAGATCCGCTTTTTCCTGTCCTAAGGTTACAGCTATTTTATCGGCAAATTCTTTTTCTTCTGCTGTGTATTCTATACCGCCAACTTCAGAAAGATTATCGTGCATTACTTTTTGTAATGTTAGGTTGGGCAGTAATTCGTGTGTACCACCGATCATCTCATAGTCCATTGTTGTACCCGTACCCAATGCGGCACCTTCGGCAGCTTTTACCATTCTGTCGAATATATCGATCACAACATCACGCTTATTATGACGTGCATAGTAATAAACTTCTGCAAAATCTGGCACTACGTTGGGTGCTTTACCTCCAGCTGTAATAACATAATGTATTCTGGCCTCTTGCGGAATGTGTTCCCTCATCATATTGATCATCAAGTTCATGGCTTCAACACCATCAAGGGCAGAACGTCCTTTTTCTGGAGAACCGGCGGCATGGGCAGAAATACCATGAAATCTGAATTTTGCCGATTTATTAGCTAAAGCAGCACCTGCGCTAGCTGCATTTTGTGACCCGGGGTGCCAATGTAGCGCTATGTCTACATCATTGAAGAGACCTTCACGAACCATATAAACTTTACCCGATCCACCTTCTTCAGCAGGAGTTCCATAGAAACGTATGGTACCTTTTGCCTTATTGGCCTCTAACCATTCCTTTGTTGAAATTGCCGCTGCCGTAGATGCCGTACCGAACAAGTGATGACCACAGGCATGACCAGCGGCGGCACCAGCAGATTCTTTTTCAGCGGTAGCTTTTTGGGATAGTCCCGGTAATGCATCATACTCGCCCATAATGGCAATTACGGGACTGCCACTGCCATATTCCGCAATAAAAGCGGTAGGTATACCCGCTACTCCGGTTTTAATGGAGAAACCGGCATCCTTTAATGTTTTTTGTAATAGACCCGAGCTCTGTTCCTCTTGGTATCCCATTTCTGCGAATTCCCAAATATTTTGAGCTATATTTCCGTATTTATCACTTTTTTGCTCTAATTTTTTGATTATGTCTTTTTCGCTCTTCTGAGCATTCATAGAAAAAACTGAAGTACCTAGTACTGCCAGTAAAATAAGGGTTTTGCGCATTTTGGTGTTTGTTTGAGTTAGAGCTTAAAGATACTAAAAACACATTATTATTTTAAAGTAGGAGTCCATTTGTTTAATTTTGTCAGTAAGTAAACTACTATGAACATACCACTCTCAAGCTATCCTAGAATTGTAATTATAGGTGGTGGTTTTGGCGGAGTATCTCTAGCCAAAAAATTAAGTAAACAAGAAGTACAAGTTGTCCTTATAGATAAGAACAATTATCATACATTTCAACCACTATTATATCAAGTGTCTACAGGAGGTCTTGAACCAGATTCCATTGCCTACCCCTTACGCAAGGTATTGATCGGATATGATAATTTTTATTTCCGTTTGGCAGAAGTAGAACATATTGATGCGGCCGGTAAAAAAGTGAATACCAACATAGGGGATATAAGTTATGATTATTTGGTGGTAGCCACAGGTTCTGAAACCAATTTCTTTGGAAATAAGGAAATTGAGGAGCATGCCATGTCAATGAAATCAATTCCGCAATCATTGAACTTACGTAGTTTAATATTGGAAAATTTTGAGCAAGCGCTTCTTACCGATGTCTATCACGAACGCGATGCATTAATGAACTTTGTAATTGTTGGTGGCGGACCAACTGGTGTTGAGTTAGCAGGCGCTTTGGCTGAAATTAAAAAAGGAATTTTGCCAAAAGATTACCCTGATCTAGATACCCGAAGAGCACAAATTAATATTGTTCAAGGTGGAGATTGTTTACTGCCGGGTTTTAGTGCGCAAGCATCTAAAAAAGCAGAAGATTTTTTAGAAAAATTAGGGGTTCAAGTATGGAAAGGGGTTAGAGTTACCGGTTATAACGGTAAAACCGTTACCACAAAAACAGATTTGAAATTCGATTCTGCCGCCGTCATTTGGGCAGCTGGTGTTAAAGGAGCTGGAATTAAAGGATTGGATGGTGAAGATGTTGTGGCTGGTGGCAACAGATTAAATGTTAACGAATTTAATCAGGTAATAGGACATCCGGAAATATTCGCTATTGGCGATATTGCTTGTATGGCTACAGAAGATAACCCCCGTGGTCATCCAATGGTAGCTCAACCGGCAATTCAACAAGGCAGGTTGTTGGGTGAGAATCTGGTGAGGTTAATAGAACATAAGCCAATGAAACCTTTTGTGTATAATGATAAAGGTAGTATGGCTACTATAGGGAGAAATAAAGCAGTATGCGATATTAAGAAATTTAGGTTTCAAGGGGTATTTGCATGGTTCGTTTGGATGTTCGTTCATTTATTCTTTTTAATAGGGTTTAGAAATAGAATGGTCGTATTTATAAACTGGGTATACAATTATATAAGGTTCGATCGAGAGGCTAGATTAATTATTAGGCCGTATAAAAGAGATTACAGTCAGTTTAAAGACTAAAGAAGAGGTGTTATTTCTTGCTGCCGCAGTAAGTTAAGTGTTTGGTAGTTAAAGTTTTGATAAGTATTTCGTTAGGTGTACTATTTAAAATATCTTTTGTAGGAATTTATTTTCAACATCTGATATCCAACCTATGAAAGTTCTCGTGCGAAGTTTTCTGTTCATGTTTGTAATTGTTGTCAATGGTCAATCAATAGAAGAACCTCCAGAGAAAAATCAACCTTCTTCATTGACGGGAATAGCGGTTACGGGGCATGCATATCCTGTTTCTGCAATAGGTGATGTTCACAAATCTTTTATGGTTCAATATGGGGTTACAAAATCTCTGCAATTAGAACTTCAAGGGTTTTACGATACTTATATTTTGTCGGAAAGATTTCGATCTAGTTTAATGGTAAAGTATTATCTGAATAAAAGATTATACTTGCTCTCTGGTCTAGATGCAGAAATTGCAACTGAAAATTCAGAAGTTGGACAAGCACCTTATCGACTTGGCTTTGTAGCGGGAATGGGATATGATGTTACGGAGAATTTCATGCTTGAAATAAAAAGTAGTATTCAATTGAACGAAACTGGTATAGGTGCTTTTGGTGAAACTCAAATTGAAATGCCATCTGTTTATACCATTGGCAGTAAATGGAAATTTTAATAACTTTTTCTAGGGTGGTAGGTATTCATGACCTCCGCCAAATGAGATCGGTCTACGTGCATATAAATTTCTGTAGTGGTAATACTCTCATGTCCTAGCATTTGTTGAATTGCACGTAAATCTGCACCATTTTCAAGTAAATGAGTGGCAAATGAATGTCTAAAGGTGTGAGGGCTAATACTCTTGTTTAATCCAATAGTGGTCGCCAAGTTCTTAACAATAGTAAAAATCATGGCTCTGGTAAGTTGTTTTCCTCGTCGGTTCAAGAACAAAATATCTTGAAAGCCTTCCTGAATTTTTAAATGTACCCTAATTTCATTTCGGTAAATATCAATATATTTTTTATTCACATGACTTATAGGTATAAATCGCTGTTTATCACCTTTGCCGGTAACTTTAATAAAATCTTCATCAAAAAAAAGGTCGGAAATTTTTAAGCTAATTAGTTCGGAAACTCTTAAACCACAGCCATATAAAGTTTCTAGCATAGCTCTATTTCTTTCACCTTCTGGTGTACTTAGGTCAATGGCATTGATTAAATTATCTATTTCAGTTTCTGAAAGCGTATCAGGTAACTTTCGTCCAATTTTTGGAGATTCTATTAAGTCTAAAGGGTTGTCTTTTCTATAATCTTCAAAAATTAAGTAGCCAAAAAAGCTTTTTAAGCCAGATATGATACGTGCTTGTGATCTGGGGTTTACTACTTTGGCCGCCTCATATATAAATTGCTGAACGGTTTGTTTGTCAATAATAATAGGGGTGGTATTAATGTCGTTCGCTTCTAGGAAGGTCATAAGCTTTTCAATATCTCTAGAGTAACTTAGAATAGAGTTTTTAGATAGTCCGCGTTCCAGTTTAAGGTAGGTGGTAAAATCTTTAAGCGCATGTTTCCAATTCATGGTTTAAAGATAAAGAATACATTAATTCTGTAGTAAATAATGTATAGATGGAAGAAATACTGGTTTATTGGTATATGTAAATACTTGTTAAATTTTTACTTTTACACCTATTAACTATAAAATGGACTTTTAGTCAATAGTCCTATTAATCAATCAATTTTTAATTAAGTCAAGTACATTAAAAAAACAACAAAATGAAAAAACTATTATTTTTAGTAGCAGCGGTTATTTTAGGAACAAATGTTTCTAACGCACAATCTGATTACACATTTGCAGCCGGTTTAGGTCTAGATTTATTTTCTGGGGTAACATTAGTTGGTCCAAGTGCAAAATATTTCTTTGCAGAAGAGCATGCAGGTCAAGCGGAGTTGATGTTTGAAAGCGGATTAACAACTTTAACAGGTCTTTACGAATACCATGGCGATATTTCAGGAGCTGATGGTTTACAATGGTTTGCTGGTGCAGGTCCTTCAATCTTATTTTTTGGAGAAGGCATAGGGACAGAGATAGCACTTAGACCAATAGTTGGTTTAGATTATAAAATTGATGGAGTGCCATTAGCTTTTTCGTTTGACTGGAGACCCTTTATAGGTCTTGGTGATCTTCTTGGAAATGAAGTTGGTGCTTTTGGTATCGGCGTTAGATATGTAATTGAATAGAAATTTCAGCATTTGAATATTAAAAGGGGAAGCTAAGCTTCCCCTTTTTTTGTACTCCAATAGGTGATTTTGTTTTAAAATAGAATTATAAAACCTATTTAAAAGCAGTGTGTACAACTACTTTAAGGGTGTTCACAACAAAGATTCATGTAAGCTAAGTCTTACCTTTATTTTTGATGAAAACAAACCAAACCAACCATGAAAAAGTTTTTTATAGTACTTATTGTTTCATTTTTTTCGACCGGTATTTATGCTCAAGAAGGGTTTAAGCTAGGAATACAGGCAGGTTTGCCATTTAATGATTACAATGAAGCGGTAAGTGTAGTACTTGGTGCAGATTTCTCGTACATGTATCCGTTAGGTGAAGTTGTAGATGTTGGTCCGGCTATAGGGTATATACACGGTTTTGCTGAAACTTTTCAAACTACAATTATAAGGGAAGAGCAAAAAGCTGTTCAGTTTATGCCATTATCGGCAGGTGTTCGTTTTTGGACCTCCAATTATTTCTCTTTTGGCGGTAATGTTGGTTATGCCGTGGGTATCAATGATGGTAACGAAGGGGGGCTTTATTATAGACCTACTTTGGCTTACTTAATGAGTTCAAGTGTAGAGGTCAATGTTTCTTACACAGGTATAGATATAGATGAGACCTCTTGGACTACTTTGACACTGGGTATTGTTTTCAACTTTGAGCCTAAGTATAGAACTCGACGTTAGTTTCGCTGTTCTTTAGTTAACTATTATACTTCTTTGATTTCTTATTAATTGTTAAGTAACATTCGTTATTTTTGATATATGAAGATTATCATAATTAACGGTCCTAACCTAAATCTATTGGGTAAAAGGGAGCCAGAAGTTTACGGTGCACAGACTTTTGAAGATTATTTTTCAAAATTGCAGTTTAAGTTTAAAGATGTTGAGTTGGAGTATTTTCAATCTAACATAGAAGGAGAACTTATTTCTAAAATACAAGAAACTGGTTTTAGTTATGATGGTATAGTCCTTAATGCTGCGGCATATACCCATACTTCTGTTGGTATAGGAGATGCGGTAAAGGCTGTAGAAACTCCTGTCATAGAAGTTCATATTTCAAATACCCATAAGCGCGAAGAATTTAGGCATATTTCCTACATATCGCCTGCTGCCAATGGGGTTATTCTAGGCTTTGGATTAAAAAGTTATGATCTAGCCATTGAGAGTTTTTTATTTTAACTCAAAAAAATAATTAACATCTAGAGTACGGTGTACATTCGTAAATAATAGAAAACTATGCTGTTATGAAAAGAATTGTATTTCTGTTATTTGGTTTTGCTATATTACTTATTGTTTCATGTAGTGATAAAGACGAGTTGGCACTTAGTCCAAATCCAAACGCGCCTATTGATTCAGTTGGGGTATTGACGACCATAAATGCTTTTTCAAATTTATCTTTTTCCAATCCTTTGGATCTACAATCTCCAGATGATGAACGTAATAGAATTTTTGTAGCTGAAAAAGATGGAATTATAAAATCCTTTTCAAGTGAATCTGAGGTAGGTGAAGTAAGTACATTTTTGGATATTTCTGATCGCATAGCCACCGAGAGCGAACTAGGGTTGCTAGGCTTTACTTTTCATCCGGAGTTTAGTGCAAACGGTTTTTTATATGTTGTCTATACACCCAATGAAGAATTGGCGGTGATATCTCGTTTTAAGGTTTCTGAAAATG from Maribacter dokdonensis DSW-8 includes:
- a CDS encoding RNA polymerase sigma factor, with translation MNKELEHKFVTELQDNQNIVHKVCTLYTNDRDSHNDLFQEITIQLWKAYPKFRGDAKFSTWMYRVALNTAITLYRKQKRRIDTADYESVIFKIKADEYDETEELQLKLMYKAVKQLNDVDKALVFLYLEDKNYTEISETLGISEVNARVKMNRIKTKLRTILNP
- a CDS encoding amidohydrolase — encoded protein: MRKTLILLAVLGTSVFSMNAQKSEKDIIKKLEQKSDKYGNIAQNIWEFAEMGYQEEQSSGLLQKTLKDAGFSIKTGVAGIPTAFIAEYGSGSPVIAIMGEYDALPGLSQKATAEKESAGAAAGHACGHHLFGTASTAAAISTKEWLEANKAKGTIRFYGTPAEEGGSGKVYMVREGLFNDVDIALHWHPGSQNAASAGAALANKSAKFRFHGISAHAAGSPEKGRSALDGVEAMNLMINMMREHIPQEARIHYVITAGGKAPNVVPDFAEVYYYARHNKRDVVIDIFDRMVKAAEGAALGTGTTMDYEMIGGTHELLPNLTLQKVMHDNLSEVGGIEYTAEEKEFADKIAVTLGQEKADLATAKNVQPYKTEARAYGSTDVGDVSFTVPTVGFGTATWVPGTPAHSWQAVAAGGTSIGRKGMMVAAKTLTKTAIDLFKDKKLVETAKAEFLEKRGADFKYIPLLGDRAPALDYRK
- a CDS encoding NAD(P)/FAD-dependent oxidoreductase encodes the protein MNIPLSSYPRIVIIGGGFGGVSLAKKLSKQEVQVVLIDKNNYHTFQPLLYQVSTGGLEPDSIAYPLRKVLIGYDNFYFRLAEVEHIDAAGKKVNTNIGDISYDYLVVATGSETNFFGNKEIEEHAMSMKSIPQSLNLRSLILENFEQALLTDVYHERDALMNFVIVGGGPTGVELAGALAEIKKGILPKDYPDLDTRRAQINIVQGGDCLLPGFSAQASKKAEDFLEKLGVQVWKGVRVTGYNGKTVTTKTDLKFDSAAVIWAAGVKGAGIKGLDGEDVVAGGNRLNVNEFNQVIGHPEIFAIGDIACMATEDNPRGHPMVAQPAIQQGRLLGENLVRLIEHKPMKPFVYNDKGSMATIGRNKAVCDIKKFRFQGVFAWFVWMFVHLFFLIGFRNRMVVFINWVYNYIRFDREARLIIRPYKRDYSQFKD
- the xerD gene encoding site-specific tyrosine recombinase XerD, which gives rise to MNWKHALKDFTTYLKLERGLSKNSILSYSRDIEKLMTFLEANDINTTPIIIDKQTVQQFIYEAAKVVNPRSQARIISGLKSFFGYLIFEDYRKDNPLDLIESPKIGRKLPDTLSETEIDNLINAIDLSTPEGERNRAMLETLYGCGLRVSELISLKISDLFFDEDFIKVTGKGDKQRFIPISHVNKKYIDIYRNEIRVHLKIQEGFQDILFLNRRGKQLTRAMIFTIVKNLATTIGLNKSISPHTFRHSFATHLLENGADLRAIQQMLGHESITTTEIYMHVDRSHLAEVMNTYHPRKSY
- a CDS encoding outer membrane beta-barrel protein, which produces MKKFFIVLIVSFFSTGIYAQEGFKLGIQAGLPFNDYNEAVSVVLGADFSYMYPLGEVVDVGPAIGYIHGFAETFQTTIIREEQKAVQFMPLSAGVRFWTSNYFSFGGNVGYAVGINDGNEGGLYYRPTLAYLMSSSVEVNVSYTGIDIDETSWTTLTLGIVFNFEPKYRTRR
- the aroQ gene encoding type II 3-dehydroquinate dehydratase; translation: MKIIIINGPNLNLLGKREPEVYGAQTFEDYFSKLQFKFKDVELEYFQSNIEGELISKIQETGFSYDGIVLNAAAYTHTSVGIGDAVKAVETPVIEVHISNTHKREEFRHISYISPAANGVILGFGLKSYDLAIESFLF